In Lactococcus protaetiae, the genomic window TTAGAAAAAATCTGAATCGTTATTCTGATATGGTTTTGATTGGCGAAGTTTGGGAAGACGCTTCTAATAAGATTTCTTATGGCGCAAGACGTGACTATATTCTTGGTGACAGTTTGCAAGGTTGTATGAACTATCCATTTCGTGATTTAATCATCAGTTTTTTAAATGGTCAAAGGACAGCGGCTGATACAGCTCATCATCTGATGAGTTTGCGTGAGAATTATCCAAAAGATATTTTTTATAATAATCTGAACAATCTTGGCACACATGATACAGAGCGGATTTTGACGATGGTAGGCGAGGAAAACAATGCGCTTGCGATTAGTATGATGTTCAGTTTGCCTGGAGTTCCTTGTATTTATTATGGTGATGAAGCTGCACTGACAGGCGGAAAAGACCCAGAAAATCGGAAATATTTTCCTTGGAATGATATTCCAGCCAACACTTACAGCGTTTATCAAACTTGGGCAAAAAAACGTTTGAATGAAAAGAGTCTGCGTCATGGTGAGTTTTCAAGCTTTTTCACTGATAAACTACTCGGAATTTTGCGTTATACTGAGTCAGAAGTTTTTATCTACATTATGAATCCAACGCTGGATGAAGTAACGGTCAATCCAGATGAAATCACATTTTTACAAGAGTTTGATTTTCTGTCAGTACTGACAGAATCATTGGCAGGTTTGGTTATTTCCAGAAAATCTTTTACTGATTTAAAAATAAAACGATAGACTTATATGAGTTATTAGTTAATCTTTAATTTTATGAAATAAAATTATTAGATAAACTGCAGATATACTGCCTTTTCCTCTTACCATTTCGTCTTGCCAGCTTTGCTGGCTTGCGATTTGAACTTCCGACTTTAGTCGGTTAGTGAAATCGACAGCGGAGCAAAGCGGAGATAGAACGAATGGATAGCGGAGCGAAGCGAAGATGTAAGCTTTGCTTACTGGCACGCCTGTCCATAGGACATTTGTCCGTTTGCTTAGGGGCTAAAGCTTCCAGAGCAAAAGGCATTGGCTGTAAGGTACTAAAGCGCCGATGAACATTTGTCTCCCATCTCTAAGTCACTAAAGTGACAAGAATAAAGGCAACGCCAAATGGCAATCAAACGGACAGCGTAGTGAGCAAAACGAACGTAGACCGTTCGCAGAACGGTGCACAAAGTGTGTACCTTGCGGCGAAAGAAATAGTTTACGTGAGATGCAAAAGTTGCGACTTTGCCTTTTGCTCTTGACTAAGCAAACAGACAGCGCGAGCAATGAAGTTGCGTAGACCCTTCGCAGAACGGCGTGGAAAACAACATAGCCGCGTATCAAACCATTTCGTCTTGTTGCTTCAGCAAATTGCGATTTGAACTTGCCACTTTATAGAATAGCCGTTTGCGCTAAAGCATCAACGGGGATGTGCGCGTTGTTTTTCACCTAGTGCTTAGTGAAAGCGACAAAGGAGGTAGAGCGAATGGATACTTGTAGTGCATAGACATCGGAGCAACTTTTAAACGTATGTTTAAAATCTGACAGGTGTTATTAGAAAAATGAATGTTTACTGACGGAAAAATTTTTTCTGTCAGTTCAAAGCATTCAAGTGAAGCAATGAATTGGCTAATAGTCACTGTTAGTAATCATTATTTTCCAGCATCAAAAGTTTGCGTTGTAGCAGGCTTTTTTGATTCCTTGATAATTCTGTCAGTTCAATGCCCCAAAGGAAGCAATGAGTCGGCGGATAAAAAACTTGTCAGTATACTGACAGAAAATTTTTGCTTGCTTATTGTCATTTTGTCCAAAAAACTATTCAACTTTGAAAGTTCCGTATTGTAGTAGTTTATCCCTTATTTTTCAAAAAATCTGTATAGATGAAATTGTTTGACAACTTGACAAGTTGTATAGAAAACTTTATAATGTACTTTATGGAAAACTTAAATAAAACAGAAAAAACATTTTTCGGGCAACCACGAGGATTGCTGACGCTTTTTCAGACAGAATTCTGGAGCGTTTTTCTTATTATGGCATGCGCGCCATTTTGGTTTATTATTTATATGCTTTGACGACCGCTGATAACGCTGGTCTGGGACTTCCTAAGACACAAGCAATGGCAATTGTCAGTATCTATGGTGCTTTAGTTTATCTTTCAACCATTATCGGTGGTTGGGTAGCCGACCGTTTGCTTGGAGCTTCACAAACGATTTTTATTGGTGGTATTTTAATTACATTGGGACACGTTGCTTTGGCAACACCGTTTGGTTTGACTTCACTTTTTGTGGCTTTATTTTTGATTATTCTAGGAACTGGGATGCTCAAACCAAATATTTCTAATATGGTAGGACATCTTTACTCTAAAGAAGACTCTAGACGTGATACTGGATTTAACATTTTTGTAGTCGGAATCAATATGGGGTCGTTGATTGCACCGCTTGTCGTCGGTACAGTGGGTCAAGGAATTAACTATCATCTTGGTTTCTCTCTTGCAGCTATTGGTATGATCGTCGCGCTCTTTGTTTACTGGTTCGGGCGAATGCGTCAATTTCCGGAGATTGGGCGTGAACCGTCAAATCCTATGGATGCAAAGGCAAAACGTAATTTTATCATTGGTCTAGTCGTTGTTATAGTTGTAGCTAGTATTGCATTTTTCATGTTATATCAAGTAAGTCCAAGTAACTTCATCAATAACTTTATTAATGTTTTATCTGCGGTCGGAATTATTGTTCCTATTGCTTATTTTGTAACAATGTTCAGTTCTAAAAAAGTAGAATCAGATGAACGTCGCAAATTGACTGCTTATATTCCGTTGTTCTTGTCTGCCATTGTTTTTTGGGCAATTGAAGAGCAAAGTTCAACAATTATTGCAGTTTGGGGAGAATCAAGAACAAATTTGAACCCTACGTGGTTTGGTGTGACTTTCCACATTGACCCTTCTTGGTATCAATTATTGAACCCACTTTTTATCGTACTCTTGACACCAATCTTTGTCCGTCTTTGGAATAAGCTAGGCGAACGTCAACCATCAACCATTGTAAAATTTGGTATTGGACTTTTACTGACAGGAGCTTCATATCTAGTTATGACACTTCCAGGGCTTCTGAACGGTACAGCAGGACGTGTGAGCGCACTTTGGTTAGTACTGATGTTTGCTATCCAAATGGCAGGTGAATTACTCGTGTCGCCAGTAGGTTTGTCTGTTTCTACGAAACTGGCACCCGTTGCTTTCCAGTCACAAATGATGGCAATGTGGTTCTTAGCTGACTCGACTTCGCAAGCGATTAATGCACAAATTGCACCTTTCTTCCGTGCTTCAACAGAAATAAGATTCTTTGGGATTGTGGGAGCAATTGGTATCGTAGTCGGAATTATCCTCCTCATCATTAAAAAACCAATTTTGAAATTGATGGGCGATGTCCGCTAAAAATAATTTTTGAAAAAGCTGTCAGTGCTGACAGTTTTTTTATTTACTTATCACGAAAATAACAAACATGGTGTTGTTTTTGCCAAATAAAATTGACAGTTCAATAATTTCTATCTGCGCTTACATAGTGTTAGAATGGAGTGTAACGTAATTTTAAATTAATTTCGCGGAGAATGTCTTATTTGACAGAATAATCTAATTTTTGAGGAGTAAAGCTTAACTATCACAAATGAAAATGAATTGCTCATTATGATATTGCAATCTTAAATCTTTCTCGTAATAGAGTTCTGTCAGTACTGACAGGCATCTCAGCAAGTAAAAATGGAGGTATTATGTTTACCATTGAAAATCTCGCGCGCTTTCAGTTCGCGATGACGACGGTTTTCCACTTTTTCTTTGTGCCTCTCTCAGTAGGGACAGTTTTCATGACAGCGCTTATGGAAACAATCTACGTCAAGACTGGCGATGAAAAATGGAAAAAACGGACAAAATTCTTTGGGTCAATCATGCTCCTGTCTTTCGCCGTTGGGGTTGTGACAGGGATTATCCAAGAATTCCAGTTCGGGATGAACTGGTCTGAATATTCTCGTTATGTTGGAGATATTTTTGGAGCACCACTTGCAGTTGAAGCACTTCTTGCCTTCTTTATGGAATCAACCTTCCTTGGAGTTTGGATGTTTGGCTGGGATAAGTTAGGCAAGAAATTGCACAATGCTACACTGTGGGTAACTTTTGTCGGAACTTTCCTTTCATCTCTGTGGATTCTTGCAGCGAACTCTTGGATGCAAAATCCAGTGGGTTATGCTGTAAGAGGTGGACGTGCAACGCTGATTAGTTTTAGTGCTTTGTTGACCAATCCTCAGACTATTTTAGAATTTGCCCATGTCACAACAGGATTTCTATTGACAGGTGGATTTATTACTGCGGGTATTGCTTGTTTCCAAATTCTTAAAAATAGAGAAGTGGATATGTTCAAGCCTGTACTGCGCTTGGGACTCCTTGTAGCTTTGATTGCATCAGTAGGTAATTTTGTTGCTGGTGACCAACAAATGATTGAGGTTAAAAATTCTCAACCGATGAAATTTGCTGCGGCAGAAGGAGTAATGACAACCACTGAAAACCCAGCAGAATGGGCAATGGTTGGATTTTATAATCAAGCAGATAAGGAAGAAATTTTTGGCATCCATGTCCCTTATATGCTATCAATATTGACTTATCATTCTCCATCAAGCAAGAACCCTCCAATTCAAGGTGTCCAAGAGCTTAACAAAAAATTGGCAGAAAAATATCCTGAAGCTGCCAAAGAGTTGCATGGTAACTTTGTTCCGCCAATCAATGCACTTTTCTGGACTTTCCGTATTATGGCTGGTATCTCAATGCTAATGATTCTGTTGTCAGCTTTGGGACTTTTCTGGACACGGAAGAAAAAACCATGGCTTTATGAAAATCGCCCTTGGTTGCACATCTATGGGTGGTTCCTCTATGCGCCATTTATCGCAATTACATCAGGTTGGCTAGTCACAGAGCTTGGTCGTTATCCTTGGACAGTCTATGGCTTGTTCACGATTCGTGATTCAGTATCTCCAAATGTTTCTGTTGGTTCATTGCTCTTTTCAAATATCGTATATTTCCTACTCTTCTGTTTCCTTGGAAGTGTAATGATTTACTTTACGGTTCAACGTATGAGAAAAGGAACAGAGGGTGCGGAAACAGCTTATGTTGAGTTAGACCCATTCAATAAAGAATCTTTTAGTAGGCAAGACACGCAAGATGAAGAGGAAACTTCAAAAGAAAATGAAGACAAGGAGGCTAATAAATAATGACAGGATTACAACTTTTCTGGTTTATCATTGTTGGTGTACTTTTTAGCGGATTTTTCTTCCTCGAAGGCTTCGACTATGGCGTAGGGATGAGCGCAATTACAATAGCAAAAGATAAACGTGAAATTGAACAAACAATTGGCTCTATTGGACCAGTTTGGGATTTGAATGAAGTATGGCTTTTGACAGCTGGTGGTGCAATGTTTGCGTCATTCCCCTATTGGTATGCTTCACTATTTTCAGGTTTCTATCTTATCTTATTTTTGATTTTGGTTGGCTTGATTTTCCGTGGTGTTACTTTTGAGTTCCGTCATCATTCACATTCTGAAAAAGGGAAAATGTTTTGGACGAAAACGCTTGGTGTAGCAAGTTTTGCTATTCCGTTCCTTTTCGGCTTGATGTTTACAAGTATGATTCAAGGCGTTCCGATGGATGCACATGGAAATGTATCTGCAACATTTACAACTTATGTCAATCCACTCTCGGTAGTTGGTGGTGTCGCTGTGCTTTTACTTGCTTGGCTTCATGGACTAAATTATCTTGCTTTGAAGACCGAAGGAGATTTACGTGTTCGTAGTGCTAAAGTAGCTAATATTTTGTACTTTGTACTTTATGCGGGTGAAGTCGTCTTTGCTATCTTGCTTGCCATTTTTACAGATTTCTTTGAAAAACATTTTGTTGGGACATTGGTACTCTTGGTAGCTATCGTTGCGCTAACAGTTGTTGCTCATTTGGCTGTACGTGCGAAAAAAGAAATGACAGCATTTATTGCTTCAGGTTTGACTTTTGTTGCCTTAGTTGCCTTGATTTTTCAAGGAATTTTCCCACGAGTGATGATTGCAACGAACCCTGCACATAGCATTTTGATTAAAAATGCAAGCTCAACAGGTTATACTTTAACAGCAATGACGATTGTGACTTTGTGTATCTTACCTTTTGTTCTTGTTTATATTGGTTGGACTTACTATGTCTTCAGAAAGAGAATCAAAAAATAACAAACTGAAAATTGATTTCGAAAGCCTGTCCCAAAGTCTTGCATTTTGGTGCTCGCGATTGAGCTTATTACTTTGCTTTTTGCTCTTGGGCTTTAGCTCCTAGCTCCGCATGACCATAGGACATTTGTCCTCTATCTCTAAGTCACTAAAGTGATAAGAATAGAGGCAATGCCAAATGGCAATCAAACGGACAGTGGAGCACAAAGTTGCGTAGACCGTTCGCAGTACGTAGTAATTTAGCGAAATCAATAGCATATCAAAGCGAGAGAGACTTCAGGGATAAGTGAGCTCATATCTTGAAGTGATTACTTCATTAGTGGGGGATTCTTTTCCCCCACTAATGTTAGTAGAACGAAAGCAGGGCTTAGTGCTGCTTATCCTGCCACCTTATAGAGGTGGGGGAATTAGCACGCACTTGCTAAGTTAAAATAACTGGTTAAGCCAGTTATTTTCATATCATGTTGTAAATTGTTATAATAATTTGATGATACTTTTTGTCAGTATACTGCGATTTTGACTGGTCACTTTATAGGATATCCGTTGGTCCTAAAGCAGCAACGGATATGCTAGTTGTTTCACCCAGTGGATTGCCACTGCGACTAGGTGCTTTGCCTTTTGCTCTTACCATTTCGTCTTGCCAGCTTTGCTGACTTAGAACGAATGGATAGCGGAGTGGAGCGAAGAGGCAAGCTTTGCTTGCTAGCTTCGCATGACCATTGGCTATAAGGCACTAAAGTGCCAACGCCAAATGGCAATCAAACGGACAGCGAAGCAACGAAGTTGCGGAGATAGTGAAATCGACAACGTAGCAAAGCGAAGATAGAGCGAATGCCTCTATCGTTGTCAGCTCTGCTGACTTACGAATAGAGGACAAATGTTCTACGGATACTTGTGGAGAATCAACATTCGGAGCGCTAGCGTAGATGACAGGAAAATCAGAGAAGTTATTTCACAAGAAGTATCAAAAAATGTAGATTTCAGGAGAAAAAAACTGTAAGTAAAAATATTTATTCTCTGACAGAATTTCTGTCAGTTCAATGTAATCAAGATGAGCATTGAACCAAGGGCTTCGGTTCTTGTCAGTAATAAAAAACTTCAGTAACTAGAATATGATTGATAAATCTCTTTTTAATTTGCCTGGAGTGCGTAAGATGCTCCCTGTTTTGGGAATTTTAGCAGTTGTACAGGCAACAGTAATTTGTGGTCAGGCATTATTTATGGCGGAAGCGATTACAAAACTTTGGCAAGGACAAAATTTTATGACGGCAGTCCCAATGATATTGGGATTTTTGGCCTGCTTTTTGAGCCGTGAATTCATTAATTTTGTTCGTTCAAAAGCGTTAGATGGTCTTGCTTATCGTTTGGCAACAAAGCTTCGCAGTGATATGTTGGAAAAATTTTTCCGTTTAGGCCCTTCAAGTGTGGCAGATTTGGGGTCAGGTTCAAGTGCGACAACGGTAATTACGGGGATTGATCAAGTTGAGAACTATATCAAGTTAGTGCTATCAAAAGTGCTAAACATGATGATTGTACCTATTCTAATTTTGATTCCTGTTTTATTTTTGGACTGGGAAAGTGGTCTGGTGCTTATCATCACATTTCCATTTGCCATTATTTTCATGATTTTGT contains:
- a CDS encoding cytochrome ubiquinol oxidase subunit I, whose protein sequence is MFTIENLARFQFAMTTVFHFFFVPLSVGTVFMTALMETIYVKTGDEKWKKRTKFFGSIMLLSFAVGVVTGIIQEFQFGMNWSEYSRYVGDIFGAPLAVEALLAFFMESTFLGVWMFGWDKLGKKLHNATLWVTFVGTFLSSLWILAANSWMQNPVGYAVRGGRATLISFSALLTNPQTILEFAHVTTGFLLTGGFITAGIACFQILKNREVDMFKPVLRLGLLVALIASVGNFVAGDQQMIEVKNSQPMKFAAAEGVMTTTENPAEWAMVGFYNQADKEEIFGIHVPYMLSILTYHSPSSKNPPIQGVQELNKKLAEKYPEAAKELHGNFVPPINALFWTFRIMAGISMLMILLSALGLFWTRKKKPWLYENRPWLHIYGWFLYAPFIAITSGWLVTELGRYPWTVYGLFTIRDSVSPNVSVGSLLFSNIVYFLLFCFLGSVMIYFTVQRMRKGTEGAETAYVELDPFNKESFSRQDTQDEEETSKENEDKEANK
- the cydB gene encoding cytochrome d ubiquinol oxidase subunit II, with translation MTGLQLFWFIIVGVLFSGFFFLEGFDYGVGMSAITIAKDKREIEQTIGSIGPVWDLNEVWLLTAGGAMFASFPYWYASLFSGFYLILFLILVGLIFRGVTFEFRHHSHSEKGKMFWTKTLGVASFAIPFLFGLMFTSMIQGVPMDAHGNVSATFTTYVNPLSVVGGVAVLLLAWLHGLNYLALKTEGDLRVRSAKVANILYFVLYAGEVVFAILLAIFTDFFEKHFVGTLVLLVAIVALTVVAHLAVRAKKEMTAFIASGLTFVALVALIFQGIFPRVMIATNPAHSILIKNASSTGYTLTAMTIVTLCILPFVLVYIGWTYYVFRKRIKK